The genomic region CGCGGGGTCCGGCGAGGAAGAGGGGGGAGCTCTCGGGGCCGAAGGCCTCCCGGACCTCCTCGCCCACCTCGTAGCAGCAGGCGCCGATGCCGGGACCGACGGCGGCCAGCACCTGGCGGGGATCGGAGCCGTCCGCCCGGAGGACCTCGAGCACACGCCGGACCACCCCCGCCACGGTTCCGCGCCAGCCCGCGTGGGCGGCGGCCACCACCCTTCGGCGCGGGTCCACGAGCAATATCGGGAGGCAGTCCGCGGTCTCGATCCCGAGGAGGAAGCCCGGAGCTCCGGCCATGGCGGCGTCGGCCGGGGGTTGGCCGAGCCAGGGCGCGGTGAGCACGGCCGCGCCGTGGACCTGGGTCATGAGAAGGAGGCGGCCCGCGGAGGCCAGGGCCGCGCCCACCCGCTCCTGGCTGGCCGCGCGCGTCTCCCCTGGGGCGCCCCGCCCGGGCTCGAACCCGTGCACGAGGCCGGGGATGGCCAGGAGAGCGGGCACGGTGAGGGCGGAGAGAGCAGGTGCGGCGGAGGGACGCTCGGCCATGAACGCATCCTAACCGAGGGAGTACACTCACTCCATGCCCCCGGATGAGGGTGTGGTGGCCAGCGCGCTGGAGCTGATCGAGATCGACGAGGTGGCGCGCCTGCTCGCGGCGGGGGCAGAGGGCCTCTTCACAGAGGCGGAGCGGGCCTACGCGGGGTCCAAGCCCGACCCCGCGCGGCGACTGGCCGCGCGGCTGGCCGCCAAACGGGCGGCCGCCCGCCTCCTCGGAGTCTCTGTGCGCGAGGTTGAGGTGTTGCGGGACCACGGTCGCCCACCCCGACTGCGGCTTTCGGCCCTCGCGCAAGAGCGCCTTCGGGAACTGGGGGCGGTGCGCGCGCTCGTGAGCCTCACCCATGAGCGGCGGCACGCCGCGGCCGCCGTCGTGCTGCTGGGGGAGGAGGGTTGAGCTGGCTCCGGCGGGGCCTGCAGCTGGGGGTCCTCGGCCT from Vicinamibacteria bacterium harbors:
- the pgeF gene encoding peptidoglycan editing factor PgeF; the protein is MAERPSAAPALSALTVPALLAIPGLVHGFEPGRGAPGETRAASQERVGAALASAGRLLLMTQVHGAAVLTAPWLGQPPADAAMAGAPGFLLGIETADCLPILLVDPRRRVVAAAHAGWRGTVAGVVRRVLEVLRADGSDPRQVLAAVGPGIGACCYEVGEEVREAFGPESSPLFLAGPRGRPHLDLRAAVVSQMEGAGLASANIHHLSDCTFCHADHYHSYRRQGPGGGRMISFVGWTG
- the acpS gene encoding holo-ACP synthase (Catalyzes the formation of holo-ACP, which mediates the essential transfer of acyl fatty acid intermediates during the biosynthesis of fatty acids and lipids), whose product is MASALELIEIDEVARLLAAGAEGLFTEAERAYAGSKPDPARRLAARLAAKRAAARLLGVSVREVEVLRDHGRPPRLRLSALAQERLRELGAVRALVSLTHERRHAAAAVVLLGEEG